A stretch of the Bacillus anthracis str. Vollum genome encodes the following:
- the prli42 gene encoding stressosome-associated protein Prli42, producing MHKKAQKVMIYVMLISMLVTTLLAGASMFW from the coding sequence ATGCATAAAAAAGCCCAAAAAGTTATGATTTATGTAATGCTAATTTCTATGCTTGTAACAACATTACTTGCTGGCGCAAGTATGTTTTGGTAA
- a CDS encoding L,D-transpeptidase yields MPYLLSFILCLSLSPIWPLGDNPRAGDPFIIVNKATNKLAYIDDGKIQKVFPVATGKTNELTPEGTFDIVMKAKDPYYIAKNIPGGSPKNPLGSRWMGFNARGTDGSKYGIHGTNQPSSIGKYISQGCIRMKKNDVEYLFDRIPIGTKVWIVKSKKSFQQLAKEKGAVAYEKANEKVGFFIWNKLS; encoded by the coding sequence ATGCCGTATCTTCTCTCTTTCATATTATGTCTTTCTTTATCGCCTATTTGGCCTCTTGGTGATAATCCGCGTGCCGGTGATCCTTTCATTATTGTAAATAAAGCGACGAATAAACTAGCTTATATTGACGATGGAAAGATTCAAAAGGTTTTTCCAGTCGCTACAGGGAAAACAAATGAATTAACCCCAGAGGGAACTTTTGATATTGTAATGAAAGCAAAGGACCCATATTATATTGCGAAGAATATTCCTGGGGGATCACCGAAAAATCCACTTGGATCTAGGTGGATGGGGTTTAATGCAAGAGGAACGGATGGAAGTAAATATGGAATACATGGAACGAACCAACCGAGTTCAATTGGAAAGTATATTTCACAAGGATGTATAAGAATGAAGAAAAACGATGTGGAGTATTTATTTGATCGCATTCCAATTGGAACGAAAGTATGGATTGTAAAATCGAAAAAATCATTTCAGCAATTGGCAAAAGAAAAAGGAGCCGTTGCATATGAAAAAGCCAACGAAAAGGTTGGCTTTTTCATATGGAATAAGTTGTCTTGA
- a CDS encoding FtsW/RodA/SpoVE family cell cycle protein, translated as MKRSTEFLKSLDVKLILILFALCVTSIAAIYSSQQTGQYGEANFAMKQGLNYIIGVVLLLLVASIDLDQLQKLSWPLYIAGFASLILLKILPVSTFTPEKLGAKRWFVFPLVGQIQPSEFFKISLLLVVASIAVKHNAQYMARTFQTDLKLVGKIVLVSLPPMAVVYSQPDTGMVFLYAAAIACILFMSGIQKKLIALCTVIPVTILSTLIFIYVRYEDFFFNKLVTLLKPHQQSRILGWLDPFEHTDQGYQTQQSILAVGSGGMEGKGFGEGNVYIPEKHTDFIFATIAEEGGFIVAALVVFLFLLLIYRTIIIGYSADNLFGTLLCAGSIGILTVQIFQNIGMIVGLMPVKGIALPFLSYGGSSLLSNMIMMGLILSVRKTYKKYMFSVK; from the coding sequence ATGAAAAGAAGTACCGAGTTTCTAAAAAGTTTAGATGTAAAATTAATATTAATTTTGTTTGCATTATGTGTCACGAGTATAGCTGCTATATATAGCAGTCAGCAAACTGGCCAATATGGAGAGGCAAACTTTGCGATGAAACAGGGTTTGAACTACATAATTGGGGTTGTATTGTTATTGCTTGTTGCAAGCATTGACTTAGATCAATTACAAAAATTGTCTTGGCCACTTTATATCGCTGGATTTGCTTCACTTATTCTTTTAAAAATACTACCGGTTTCCACTTTCACACCTGAAAAATTAGGTGCAAAAAGATGGTTTGTATTTCCGTTAGTTGGACAAATTCAACCATCTGAGTTTTTCAAAATTTCATTGCTTCTCGTAGTAGCAAGTATAGCAGTGAAACATAATGCGCAGTATATGGCAAGGACATTCCAAACGGACTTAAAATTAGTAGGTAAAATTGTGTTAGTATCCCTCCCGCCTATGGCTGTTGTATATAGCCAACCGGATACAGGGATGGTGTTCTTATATGCTGCTGCAATTGCATGTATTTTATTTATGTCAGGTATTCAGAAGAAATTGATAGCGTTATGTACAGTTATTCCAGTCACCATACTATCTACGTTAATATTTATTTACGTAAGGTATGAGGATTTCTTCTTTAATAAGTTAGTTACGTTACTAAAACCTCACCAACAATCACGTATTTTAGGTTGGTTAGATCCATTTGAACATACAGATCAAGGTTATCAAACACAGCAATCGATTTTAGCTGTAGGTAGTGGCGGTATGGAAGGGAAAGGATTTGGAGAAGGCAACGTCTATATCCCTGAGAAGCATACTGACTTTATTTTCGCTACAATTGCCGAAGAAGGTGGATTTATCGTAGCAGCGTTAGTTGTCTTCTTGTTCCTATTACTAATATATAGAACAATTATTATCGGTTATTCTGCTGATAATTTATTCGGTACATTATTATGTGCTGGGTCAATTGGGATATTAACGGTTCAAATATTCCAAAACATCGGTATGATCGTTGGATTAATGCCTGTAAAAGGTATTGCATTACCTTTCTTATCATATGGGGGAAGTTCCTTGCTCTCGAATATGATTATGATGGGTCTCATATTATCGGTACGAAAAACGTATAAAAAGTATATGTTTTCCGTTAAGTAA
- a CDS encoding amino acid ABC transporter ATP-binding protein, translating to MIKIENLHKSFGKNEVLKGITTTIEKGEVVAIIGPSGSGKSTFLRCMNVLEAPTNGHIWIGTEEVTNPKTNIMHVRENVGMVFQHFHLFPHMTVLENITYAPINVKGVTKQEAEKKAEKLLEKVGLLDKKDTYPNRLSGGQKQRVAIARALAMEPEVMLFDEPTSALDPEMVKEVLEVMKSLVTTGMTMAIVTHEMGFAKEVADRVLFLDGGKLVEDSAPAEFFAAPKSERAQQFLQKIL from the coding sequence GTGATTAAAATTGAAAACCTTCATAAATCATTTGGAAAAAACGAAGTATTAAAAGGAATTACAACAACGATTGAAAAAGGGGAAGTAGTAGCAATTATTGGACCGTCTGGATCAGGGAAATCAACATTTTTACGTTGTATGAATGTGTTAGAAGCACCGACAAATGGTCACATTTGGATTGGAACGGAAGAAGTAACGAATCCAAAAACGAATATTATGCACGTTCGTGAAAATGTCGGAATGGTATTTCAGCATTTTCACCTATTTCCTCATATGACTGTATTAGAAAATATTACGTATGCTCCTATCAATGTAAAAGGAGTAACGAAACAAGAAGCCGAAAAGAAAGCCGAAAAACTGTTAGAAAAGGTCGGCTTATTAGATAAAAAAGATACGTATCCGAATCGTCTTTCGGGAGGACAAAAGCAACGTGTAGCAATTGCAAGAGCGTTAGCAATGGAACCAGAAGTAATGTTATTTGATGAACCGACATCAGCACTAGATCCAGAGATGGTAAAAGAAGTGTTAGAAGTTATGAAATCATTAGTTACGACAGGAATGACAATGGCGATTGTTACACATGAAATGGGATTTGCAAAAGAAGTAGCAGATCGTGTTCTCTTTTTAGATGGTGGAAAGCTTGTAGAAGATAGTGCGCCAGCAGAATTTTTTGCAGCACCGAAAAGTGAGCGTGCGCAACAATTTTTACAAAAAATATTGTAA
- a CDS encoding transporter substrate-binding domain-containing protein yields the protein MKKLLSISFALILIVSMFSACSNGEEKATGKNKKVLVMGTSADYKPYEYVEASKSDEIIGFDVDVAKYIGKELGYEVKVKDMDFGGLLASLSSGKVDFVMAGMTPTAERKNNVDFTDIYFVAKNMVVSKKDSNIKSVEDLKGKKVGVQTGSIQEEKAAEFKKQVDFKVEGRDRIPEIVQEIKAGRFDAAIIEDTVAKNYLEKMKDLQGIEIKEAPEEVGAAIALPKNSDKTAEFNKVIKKMQENGEMDKLVKKWFGSEK from the coding sequence ATGAAGAAGTTATTATCAATATCGTTTGCACTTATTTTAATTGTAAGTATGTTCAGTGCTTGTAGTAATGGGGAAGAAAAGGCTACTGGAAAAAATAAAAAAGTACTCGTTATGGGGACTTCAGCAGATTATAAACCATATGAATACGTAGAAGCTTCAAAAAGTGATGAAATTATCGGCTTTGATGTTGATGTTGCTAAATATATCGGAAAAGAACTTGGTTATGAAGTGAAAGTGAAAGATATGGATTTTGGTGGTTTATTAGCATCTCTTAGCTCAGGAAAAGTTGATTTCGTAATGGCAGGTATGACGCCAACTGCAGAGCGTAAAAATAATGTTGATTTCACAGATATTTATTTTGTTGCAAAAAACATGGTTGTTTCTAAAAAGGACTCTAACATTAAATCTGTAGAGGATTTAAAAGGGAAAAAAGTAGGAGTACAAACAGGATCTATTCAAGAAGAGAAAGCAGCAGAATTTAAAAAACAAGTAGATTTCAAAGTTGAGGGACGTGACCGTATACCAGAAATCGTACAAGAAATTAAAGCTGGTCGTTTTGATGCTGCAATTATAGAAGACACAGTTGCTAAAAATTATTTAGAGAAAATGAAAGATTTACAAGGAATTGAAATTAAAGAAGCTCCAGAAGAAGTTGGAGCAGCAATTGCCCTTCCGAAAAACAGTGATAAAACAGCTGAATTTAATAAAGTAATTAAAAAAATGCAAGAAAATGGAGAAATGGATAAATTAGTGAAGAAATGGTTTGGCAGCGAAAAATAA
- a CDS encoding aromatic acid exporter family protein — MFKIGYRTVKTAIGTGAAVFIAQLLGLEFYSSAGILVILCVQNTKRKSLQVSLHRFLACVLSMVFAFCIFETIGYTPLAISVLLLTFIPTAVMLKIQEGIVTSSVIVMHLYSLKQITWLIVGNEIAILTIGISVALLVNMYMPSSENKLKEYQEKIENNFKTILFEMVVYLRNRESSWSGAELIETEQMLNEARDLSFKKLENAFMREDDYYYRYFNMRMQQFEILERMIPLAASLSWTYEQADMIADVVENIGNAISPQSTGVISLRQLQEMRELFRDMPLPATREEFEIRAKLVQLVYEMEQYLLIKSRFKGKDNIKELI, encoded by the coding sequence ATGTTCAAAATTGGATACCGTACAGTAAAAACAGCAATAGGGACAGGCGCAGCCGTTTTTATTGCCCAGTTATTAGGGTTAGAATTTTATAGTTCAGCGGGTATTTTAGTTATATTATGTGTACAAAATACGAAACGTAAATCACTTCAAGTATCATTACATCGTTTTTTAGCTTGTGTATTATCAATGGTGTTCGCGTTTTGTATTTTTGAAACAATTGGATATACACCACTAGCAATTAGCGTACTATTACTTACATTTATTCCGACTGCAGTTATGCTCAAAATTCAAGAAGGTATTGTCACGAGTTCAGTTATTGTGATGCACCTATATTCATTGAAACAAATTACATGGCTTATTGTTGGGAATGAAATTGCTATATTAACGATAGGGATTAGCGTGGCTCTATTAGTAAATATGTATATGCCAAGTAGTGAAAATAAGCTAAAAGAGTATCAAGAGAAAATAGAAAATAATTTTAAAACGATTTTGTTTGAAATGGTTGTGTATTTACGAAACCGAGAAAGTAGTTGGAGCGGGGCAGAACTTATTGAAACTGAACAGATGCTAAATGAGGCTAGAGATTTATCATTTAAGAAACTTGAGAATGCATTTATGCGAGAAGATGACTATTACTATCGCTATTTCAATATGCGCATGCAACAATTCGAAATTTTAGAGCGAATGATTCCGTTAGCAGCTTCTTTATCGTGGACATATGAACAAGCTGATATGATTGCGGATGTGGTTGAAAACATTGGAAATGCTATTAGCCCTCAGAGTACCGGAGTTATTTCTTTAAGACAGCTTCAAGAAATGAGAGAATTATTTAGAGATATGCCATTGCCGGCTACACGTGAAGAATTTGAAATACGTGCGAAACTTGTTCAACTTGTGTATGAAATGGAGCAATATTTACTCATTAAAAGTCGTTTTAAGGGAAAGGATAATATAAAAGAACTTATATAG
- a CDS encoding BrxA/BrxB family bacilliredoxin — MNDVVRQAREEIVSAGYTELTTPEAVDEAFKRNGTTLVMVNSVCGCAGGIARPAAAHSVHYDKRPNHLVTVFAGQDKEATARAREYFEGYPPSSPSFALLKDGKIVTMVERHEIEGHEPMQVIAKLQSYFEENCEEL; from the coding sequence ATGAATGATGTTGTCCGCCAAGCGCGTGAAGAGATTGTTTCTGCTGGATATACAGAATTAACGACGCCAGAAGCAGTAGACGAAGCGTTTAAAAGAAATGGAACAACACTTGTAATGGTAAACTCTGTATGTGGTTGTGCAGGTGGTATTGCTCGTCCTGCTGCTGCACATTCTGTACATTATGATAAACGTCCTAACCATCTTGTAACGGTGTTTGCAGGTCAAGATAAAGAAGCAACAGCAAGAGCTCGTGAATATTTCGAAGGGTACCCACCTTCTTCTCCATCATTTGCTTTATTAAAAGATGGAAAAATTGTAACGATGGTAGAACGTCATGAAATTGAAGGTCATGAACCGATGCAAGTTATTGCAAAACTACAATCGTATTTCGAAGAGAATTGCGAAGAACTATAA
- a CDS encoding amino acid ABC transporter permease: MNLDFSAITPSIPYILKGLEVTLKIVAVSALAGFILGTLLALCKIARIRALNIAADLYTSIFRGTPLVLQLMIIYFGVPQIIGYEIPAFLAAVLAFSLNSGAYMSEVIRAGIQAVDKGQTEAAMALGIPYGKMMRNIIFPQALKNILPALVNEFATLTKESAVVTVIGATDLMRRAYIVGGETFKYLEPLLFVGLIYYMLVIILTLVGKAIEGRMKKSD, encoded by the coding sequence ATGAACTTAGATTTTTCGGCGATTACGCCTTCGATACCGTATATATTAAAAGGTCTAGAAGTTACTTTGAAAATTGTAGCAGTATCAGCTTTAGCAGGGTTTATTTTAGGAACGCTATTAGCACTTTGCAAAATTGCTAGAATACGAGCATTAAATATAGCGGCAGATCTTTATACATCAATTTTCCGTGGTACACCACTTGTATTGCAATTAATGATTATTTATTTCGGTGTCCCGCAAATAATTGGTTATGAAATACCGGCATTTTTAGCAGCTGTACTTGCATTTAGCTTAAATTCAGGTGCATATATGTCAGAAGTAATCCGTGCTGGCATTCAAGCGGTTGATAAAGGACAAACAGAAGCAGCGATGGCTTTAGGAATTCCATACGGAAAAATGATGCGAAATATCATTTTTCCTCAAGCTTTAAAAAATATATTACCGGCACTTGTGAACGAGTTTGCGACACTTACGAAAGAATCGGCTGTAGTAACAGTAATAGGCGCGACGGATTTAATGCGCCGTGCTTACATCGTAGGCGGGGAGACTTTTAAATACCTTGAACCATTACTTTTTGTTGGACTCATTTATTATATGCTAGTCATTATTCTTACATTAGTCGGGAAAGCAATTGAAGGGAGAATGAAGAAAAGTGATTAA
- a CDS encoding YjdF family protein translates to MDLTVYHDGQFFVGIITCKEKGKLYGARYIFGAEPSDEEVLIFVNGSMLAYFQQFAKCGVEVKEKQRPKNIKRIIRQAVKEVNVSRFTKAQEAISLSYELHKQEKKVQSKEKREAEKQRRRLIKVQKAKQKHRGH, encoded by the coding sequence ATGGATTTGACAGTATATCACGATGGCCAATTTTTTGTTGGAATCATTACATGTAAAGAAAAAGGGAAGTTGTATGGAGCGAGGTATATTTTTGGAGCGGAACCTTCAGACGAAGAAGTGCTTATATTTGTGAACGGTTCAATGTTAGCGTATTTTCAGCAATTTGCAAAATGTGGCGTGGAAGTGAAAGAAAAACAGCGTCCCAAAAATATAAAGCGGATCATACGACAAGCAGTAAAAGAAGTAAATGTAAGCCGCTTTACTAAGGCGCAAGAGGCAATTAGCTTATCTTATGAACTGCATAAACAAGAAAAGAAAGTGCAATCTAAGGAGAAGCGAGAGGCTGAAAAACAAAGAAGACGTTTAATCAAAGTACAAAAAGCAAAGCAAAAACATCGTGGTCATTAA
- a CDS encoding DUF3894 domain-containing protein: MYLNPKLSYMQFFMGFLFIITFILATFNICSYLVAIVCMALLNLTFVIGAFQQKQYTSFVIALVMSFSFSIVAIVLYIK, from the coding sequence ATGTACTTGAATCCAAAGCTTTCGTATATGCAGTTTTTTATGGGATTTCTATTTATTATTACATTCATATTGGCAACTTTTAATATATGTTCGTATCTTGTAGCAATTGTATGTATGGCATTACTCAATCTTACTTTTGTTATTGGAGCATTCCAGCAGAAACAATATACAAGTTTTGTAATAGCACTTGTAATGTCATTTTCTTTTAGTATTGTAGCGATTGTGCTTTACATAAAATAA
- a CDS encoding dihydrolipoamide acetyltransferase family protein — translation MAVENITMPQLGESVTEGTISKWLVNVGDHVNKYDPLAEVMTDKVNAEVPSSFTGIVKELIAGEGDTLAVGEVVCVIQVEGADEVAATAVEEKTKEEPKAEVNTPEKAPKAKQPTDGKPRFSPAVLKLAGEHNVDLDLVEGTGANGRITRKDILKLVESGNIPQAGAVKKEEAVAAVVEARPEAPKAAPVAQKVEAAKPVSVPTMPGDIEIPVTGVRKAIAANMLRSKHEAPHAWMMIEVDVTNLVSYRNSIKGDFKKREGFNLTFFAFFVKAVAQALKEYPQINSMWAGDKIVQKKDINLSIAVATEDELFVPVIKHADEKTIKGIAREITELAGKVRTKSLKADEMQGGTFTINNTGSFGSVQSMGIINYPQAAILQVESIVKRPVIMENGMFGARDMVNLCLSLDHRVLDGLICGKFLGRVKEILENTSENNTSVY, via the coding sequence ATGGCTGTAGAAAATATTACAATGCCTCAGCTCGGGGAGAGCGTTACAGAGGGTACAATTAGTAAATGGCTCGTTAATGTTGGCGATCACGTAAACAAATATGATCCGCTTGCAGAAGTAATGACTGATAAAGTAAATGCTGAAGTACCATCTTCTTTCACTGGTATTGTGAAAGAGTTGATCGCTGGTGAAGGTGATACGTTAGCTGTAGGTGAAGTAGTTTGTGTGATTCAAGTAGAAGGCGCAGATGAAGTAGCAGCAACAGCTGTTGAGGAAAAAACAAAAGAAGAACCAAAAGCAGAAGTAAATACGCCTGAAAAAGCACCGAAAGCAAAACAACCAACTGATGGAAAACCTCGTTTTTCACCAGCTGTGTTAAAACTTGCAGGTGAACATAACGTTGATTTAGATCTAGTAGAAGGTACGGGAGCAAACGGCCGTATCACTCGTAAAGATATTTTAAAGCTAGTGGAATCAGGAAATATTCCGCAAGCAGGTGCGGTGAAGAAAGAGGAAGCGGTAGCGGCAGTAGTAGAAGCGCGTCCAGAAGCACCAAAAGCAGCGCCAGTAGCACAAAAAGTAGAAGCTGCGAAACCAGTTTCTGTACCAACAATGCCTGGCGATATCGAAATTCCAGTAACAGGTGTGCGTAAAGCAATCGCAGCGAACATGTTACGTAGTAAACACGAAGCGCCACACGCTTGGATGATGATTGAAGTAGATGTGACAAACCTTGTGTCATACCGTAATTCAATTAAAGGTGATTTCAAAAAACGCGAAGGCTTTAACTTAACGTTCTTTGCTTTCTTCGTAAAAGCAGTAGCACAAGCGTTAAAAGAGTACCCTCAAATTAATTCAATGTGGGCTGGCGATAAAATCGTTCAGAAGAAAGATATTAACCTTTCTATCGCCGTTGCGACAGAGGACGAACTATTTGTACCAGTAATTAAACACGCGGACGAGAAGACAATTAAAGGTATCGCTCGTGAAATTACAGAACTTGCAGGAAAAGTACGTACGAAATCGTTAAAAGCGGACGAAATGCAAGGCGGAACATTTACAATTAATAACACAGGATCATTCGGTTCTGTTCAATCTATGGGTATTATTAATTACCCACAAGCGGCTATTTTACAAGTTGAATCAATTGTAAAACGTCCAGTAATTATGGAAAATGGTATGTTCGGTGCTCGCGACATGGTTAACTTATGTTTATCACTCGATCACCGTGTACTAGATGGTTTAATTTGTGGTAAGTTCTTAGGACGTGTAAAAGAAATTTTAGAAAATACGTCAGAAAATAATACATCTGTATATTAA